The proteins below come from a single Aegilops tauschii subsp. strangulata cultivar AL8/78 chromosome 6, Aet v6.0, whole genome shotgun sequence genomic window:
- the LOC109751387 gene encoding uncharacterized protein, whose product MLQGRIPSFANCSKLRVLDVSYNNLVGQFPTELPPVLQVLRVGTNNLTGTIPASLVNITTLTTISCLNNQIKGNIPSEFADLPSLQYLYAGGNKLAGSFPQAILNLSTLIELDLGLNGLSGDLPPNLCTALHNLQTLFLGGNIFLGGHIPSSLSSASNLYEVDFSGNNFTGLVPTTIGKLTQLSSLNLEKNQLQAHSREEWEFLDSLGNSTDLQMFSVSRNRLSGHVPNSLGNLSNQLLEIYLAENQLSGDFPSGIANLRNLFILTLGMNQFTGVVTEWIGSVKILQQLVLEANFFTGVIPSSLSNLSQLGELYLSSNHFIGHIPASFGNFSTLQNLDISNNNLHGRVPLEIFKIPTIFQIDFSFNNLDGQLPTDIGNAKQLVHLVLSSNKLSGDIPKTLGDCESLEDIELDSNIFGGSIPSSLDHITSLKFLNCSSNNLTGSIPLSLGNLQHLEKLDLSFNHLQGEVPAKGIFKNATAIRIEGNQGLCGGPSELLMQACVVTPSNSTRNNESLVLKVVIPIISMVLLGMVIFGILIWRGKHKSKSISVPSFATKFPKISFSDLARATEGFSTCNLIGCGRYSSVYRGNLVEDEIEVAIKVFNLETRGAHKSFIAECNVLRNVRHRNLVPILTACSSIDSTGNDFKALVYEFMPRGDLHNLLYSTIDYEGSSDLDLLTMSQRMCIVVDVADAMEYLHQNNQGTAVHCDLKPSNILLDDNMTAHVGDFGLVRFKVGSATSSLANPSSSSVGLMGTIGYAAPEYAGGGQVSTAADVYSFGVVLLEIFLRRRPTDDMFKDGLSIVKLTEISFPDRVMEIVDPQLVQELELCQETPTALKEKGVRSLLSMLNVGLSCTKPSPHERTNMHEVVAKLPE is encoded by the exons ATGCTACAAGGAAGGATACCAAGTTTTGCAAACTGCTCAAAGCTCAGGGTGCTGGATGTTTCATAcaacaatctagttggccaatTTCCTACTGAGTTGCCTCCTGTCCTTCAGGTGCTGCGTGTTGGGACTAATAACCTTACTGGCACCATCCCAGCTTCTCTTGTCAATATAACAACACTAACCACCATTAGCTGCCTGAATAATCAAATCAAAGGAAATATCCCAAGTGAGTTTGCAGATCTGCCCAGCTTGCAGTACCTGTATGCAGGTGGCAATAAGCTGGCAGGCAGTTTTCCACAAGCCATCTTGAATCTTTCTACTCTCATTGAACTTGACCTTGGTCTCAACGGTTTAAGTGGAGATCTGCCACCAAATCTCTGTACCGCTCTCCACAATCTCCAGACACTTTTTTTGGGTGGCAACATCTTTCTAGGCGGGCACATTCCTAGTTCATTAAGTAGTGCTTCCAATCTATACGAAGTTGATTTTTCAGGTAACAACTTCACCGGATTGGTGCCCACCACTATTGGCAAACTTACCCAGCTCTCGTCGTTGAATCTTGAAAAGAATCAACTCCAAGCACATAGCAGGGAAGAATGGGAGTTTTTGGACAGCTTAGGCAATTCCACGGACCTACAGATGTTCTCCGTTAGTCGGAATCGCCTATCAGGGCATGTCCCAAATTCATTAGGTAACCTTTCCAATCAACTCCTGGAGATATACTTGGCAGAAAATCAACTATCAGGGGATTTTCCTTCCGGCATAGCAAACCTTCGCAACTTGTTTATTCTAACATTGGGGATGAATCAATTTACAGGTGTGGTTACGGAGTGGATTGGATCTGTCAAGATTTTGCAGCAATTAGTTTTAGAAGCAAACTTCTTTACGGGGGTCATTCCGTCATCCTTGTCAAACTTGTCTCAATTGGGAGAGCTCTATCTATCCTCGAACCACTTCATTGGTCACATACCAGCAAGCTTTGGAAACTTTTCGACGCTTCAAAATTTGGACATTTCCAACAACAATCTTCATGGTAGGGTTCCTTTGGAGATCTTTAAAATCCCAACAATATTTCAGATTGATTTTTCTTTCAACAATCTAGATGGCCAACTTCCTACCGACATTGGCAATGCCAAACAACTCGTACATTTGGTACTTTCATCAAACAAACTATCTGGTGATATTCCCAAAACTCTGGGTGATTGTGaaagtttagaagacattgagtTAGACTCAAATATTTTTGGTGGCAGTATTCCCTCTTCATTAGACCACATAACCAGCCTCAAATTTTTGAACTGTTCTAGCAATAACTTAACTGGGTCAATACCACTATCTCTTGGCAACCTACAACATCTTGAGAAACTAGATTTGTCATTCAACCATCTTCAAGGCGAGGTTCCAGCAAAAGGGATATTCAAGAATGCAACTGCCATTCGGATTGAGGGGAACCAGGGACTGTGTGGTGGGCCATCAGAGTTACTCATGCAAGCATGCGTTGTTACGCCTTCAAATTCAACTAGAAACAATGAATCTTTAGTGCTCAAAGTAGTTATCCCAATAATCAGTATGGTTTTACTTGGTATGGTCATATTTGGCATATTGATATGGAGAGGAAAGCATAAGAGCAAATCTATATCTGTACCATCATTTGCTACAAAATTTCCCAAGATTTCTTTTAGTGATCTAGCCAGAGCGACAGAGGGATTCTCAACGTGCAACTTAATTGGCTGCGGGAGATACAGTTCTGTATATCGAGGAAATCTAGTTGAAGATGAAATTGAGGTTGCCATAAAAGTCTTCAACTTAGAGACAAGAGGAGCACACAAGAGCTTCATTGCAGAATGTAATGTGTTGAGAAATGTGCGGCATCGTAATCTGGTCCCTATCCTAACTGCGTGCTCAAGCATTGATTCTACTGGTAATGATTTCAAGGCCCTGGTGTATGAGTTCATGCCACGCGGAGACTTACATAATCTGTTATATTCAACTATAGACTATGAAGGCTCTTCAGATTTGGACCTTCTTACAATGAGTCAAAGGATGTGCATCGTGGTGGATGTAGCGGATGCAATGGAGTACCTACACCAGAACAACCAAGGAACAGCGGTTCATTGTGATCTGAAGCCTAGCAACATTCTATTGGATGACAATATGACAGCTCATGTTGGAGACTTTGGCTTAGTAAGATTCAAAGTTGGTTCCGCGACGTCATCTCTTGCTAACCCAAGCTCTTCTTCGGTTGGACTAATGGGAACGATCGGATATGCTGCTCCAG AATACGCAGGCGGTGGTCAAGTTTCAACTGCCGCGGATGTTTACAGCTTTGGTGTCGTCCTTCTCGAAATATTCCTTCGGAGAAGGCCAACTGATGACATGTTTAAGGATGGACTGAGCATTGTGAAGTTAACAGAGATCAGCTTCCCTGATAGGGTAATGGAGATTGTCGATCCTCAGCTCGTACAAGAGTTGGAGCTTTGCCAAGAAACTCCAACAGCTTTGAAGGAAAAAGGTGTACGCTCTCTGCTATCTATGCTAAACGTTGGCCTTTCTTGCACGAAGCCTTCTCCGCATGAACGCACCAACATGCACGAGGTGGTTGCCAAGCTACCTGAATAA